Proteins found in one Neodiprion lecontei isolate iyNeoLeco1 chromosome 6, iyNeoLeco1.1, whole genome shotgun sequence genomic segment:
- the LOC107222988 gene encoding 40S ribosomal protein S6 has protein sequence MKLNVSFPATGCQKLLEITDEHKLRVFYEKRMGAEVEADTLGDEWKGYVVRVAGGNDKQGFPMKQGVLTNGRVRLLLSKGHSCYRPRRDGERKRKSVRGCIVDANLSVLALVIVKKGEQEIPGLTDKNVPRRLGPKRASKIRKLFNLTKDDDVRQFVVKRPVRKEGKKERHKAPKIQRLITPLTLQRKRHRLALKKRRCLARKEQAAEYAKLLAQRQKEAKAKRQEELKRRRSASMRDSKSSNQSAPTTTQK, from the exons ATGAAG ctgAACGTGTCGTTTCCGGCAACAGGATGCCAAAAACTACTCGAAATAACGGATGAGCACAAGCTCAGAGTTTTCTACGAGAAGCGTATGGGTGCTGAAGTAGAAGCTGACACACTAGGTGACGAATGGAAAGGATACGTTGTACGCGTAGCTGGTGGAAACGACAAGCAAGGTTTCCCCATGAAGCAGGGTGTCCTGACCAATG GTCGTGTACGTCTGCTTCTATCTAAAGGACATTCTTGCTACAGACCGCGTCGTGACGGTGAGCGTAAACGTAAATCAGTGCGAGGTTGTATTGTTGATGCCAATCTCTCAGTTCTCGCACTCGTTATTGTGAAAAAAGGCGAGCAG gAAATTCCGGGATTGACTGACAAGAATGTACCTCGTCGTCTTGGGCCTAAGCGTGCAAGCAAAATCCGCAAGCTGTTTAACCTGACTAAGGATGATGACGTACGTCAATTTGTAGTCAAACGGCCGGTGCGCAAGGAAGGTAAGAAGGAGCGTCATAAGGCACCGAAGATTCAGCGTTTGATCACCCCACTTACGCTTCAG AGGAAGAGGCATAGGCTGGCATTGAAGAAGAGACGTTGCCTAGCTCGCAAAGAGCAAGCTGCTGAATACGCCAAGCTCCTGGCCCAGCGGCAAAAAGAGGCTAAGGCTAAACGCCAGGAAGAGCTGAAGCGTCGCCGCAGTGCTTCTATGCGCGATTCAAAGTCATCTAATCAGTCGGCACCAACTACCACTCAAAAATGA